One Glycine max cultivar Williams 82 chromosome 1, Glycine_max_v4.0, whole genome shotgun sequence genomic window, TAGGATCTCACAATAATGCACATTAACATGATTAACTTAAAACATGTTGCAACCTGCCTGCAAGCAGGGAGAATTACATTAAAAGCACGAAGGCACACCTAGAGAGCAATTTTTTTTGGGGACTTTTTGTACCATTTGCTCAAATATAACTAGCTTGACTCTGCAGGAGGTTTCTCCTTCGGATGTTTGGAAGCATAATGATCAACCAGTTGGTTTTGATTTGCAAGTTGGGCCTGAAAAACAATGTGCAACAGTATGAAGATACATTATACAAGATATTTAAGAATGCAAAAGATCTTCAGAAATACAACGATTCCACAACACAGACAAATTCCAGGAAGTGTCGATATTGAATGTGCCCATTACCCAATTTAACAATAGTATCCTTGCCATCCCAACTAAATGACCAACATACCTTAAAGGCTTAAAACAAGGCATTAAATGTAAAAACTTGGCCTCTAGTGTGTCTAATGTAAGTTCCTCAAACTTAGAATTTCTAATTATATAGTAAGTTCTTATATGTAAATATGACAGAGctctttatttaataataatataaatgcaTAAACATTCAACAACTAATACAAAGAGATCttataattttcttcttctagggAGATGCTTCAGCAGTTCAGTTTTGAAAAATACATGGGAAAAATATGATCTTCCCTCAAAATTCTTTACTCAATAAAGTTTTTGTAGGTTCAGTTCATGCATAACTTCTATTTGCTAGTGATAAGTTTTTGTTGCAAACCCACACATCTAAGAAGcacttagaagaagaaaatttgtCAGGCATATAAAGCAACCCCTCAAAACCAGGTCAATTTCAGTATGACTTCACTACTGAAGAATGAAGACAGTTCAGACTTACAAATTGCAATACCAAAGTTTACAAGAACCATGTGACATGCCCCAACATGAGAATCAACATATGAAACTCACTACAGCAAGGAACAGGATAAAAGCAAATAAATTCaagttccaacttccaactcaGTTGGATAATCTAAATCACAATTTGAACCAGTATGATGTACTTTCAAAAGCAATTATAGATGTTGGTAATTATCTGACAATAAATTTGGCCAAAAATTACTTCGCCCATAAAGAAATTGCATGTGTCTAAAAAATAGATTGGAATGTCCCTTACTGGGTTGATTTTCTCATCAGAAAGAGAATGAAGTTTGAAAGTAAAGCAATCAATGCAAAGAAAGGACACTAACAAGTAATCCTACAAAACACGAAAAAAAGGCACAAGAATAACTAGCAAAAGCTAAAGATAAAGCTCTCTTCCCTTCAAATATGAAGCGAAGAGCACAACATAGTTTGTTAAGGAATCTGAAACCCCTCTCAATctcatttaaaaacatattacaTCAAAAGTAGTACATTTCCCCCAAAAACCTTTCCTTATGTCACAAGTAACAACACTAATGCTACGCTTTGGATCTCTGTCTGTCCCCCGAAGTTAAAAAGGAGGACTGTATCCTAGCAATTACAATTTACAACTTCAATGCtttaatttgtaaaagagtATATTTACTGGTCCACAATTAACCTAATCTCCAACAAGCGTTGCAAAATGCAAGTGTAACATGCACCTAATTCTGGGTTGGAGCCACGCCACTCGATAGGAAACCCGACAACACCCATTGCAAAggtaatcatattttaaatccTAGCATATGTAGTATCATTTTTAAATCACACATCAAATAAAGACACTAGATCATCATAAATCACAACAAAATGAAGACTAACACGAGTCTCTAAATAAGATACTGCACAAGTTGCTCTGACATCCTCAACAGCAGCAGTAACGTGCCTTCCATCACACATTATTGAaattcgaattttttttttttgctaaaaaaacAAACCACAAGTTTATAACCCGACAAAGAGCCAACTAGGCACAAAGTGTAACAAAACATcatctttaaaataattgaccCAACCCAACTAGCCTATAATTAACCAAATTGATAATTGAATCACTTGAAGCCAAATACTAATCATACCAACCCCTTTGCATCATCAACAAAGCCATTCACCTTTAAGAGCTGCTGAAAGAGCTATTAGTCATCCAATCAAAACTTTCGAAttagaaaaacacaaaaaagaaatttcttaaagcaaaaagaaaaaaaaaagtaataaccaCAAAAGCCCAGATCGGCTGATTTGATGCCATAACCCTTGAGTCAATTACTACAAAAGGGTAATCAAATTCAAAGGTAcccaataataaaaattcaatttttttttcatggcatagagaaaataataagaagaatGATAGAAAAAAGGGAAAACCTTGCAGATGGGGCAGATGACTTTGAGGCCAACGGCTCTGGCCTCGAGCTGAGAGCCCTTTCCCTTCTGATTCCTCTCTGCGTTTCGCTTCTGCGCTTCGATCTTCTGCTTTCCCCGCGtcatcttctctctctttttttctgtgTGTAGTGTGCGAAAACTTGAAATCCGACGACGAAAACAGAAATAAGAAGACGACGAATGGCGGAGACGTAAGTGGGGTCCCACCCTCGTGCTTTCTTATAAAACtacgtttttttttatcacgtaCTCTCCCCGCtgttgattataaaaaaaaagtttaaatataatttttttccatataaCTTAATATTCTTTAtcctttttcttatatttttttaattttagttattaaaatgagtttattttttttcatccttaaaaaattttaaataatatttttttatcattcaaaatattatattttactatttaaagtattatctaaaatatttcaaggatgaaaaataaaataaatatattttataagaattaaaatgttttttcttacaatgacaaaaatgaaaaaagatattaaattataaaaatgaaattaagctaaataaattatgtttaatccttattaaaaattagattaattcattagattatattaattatttttaattaaaacataattttttaaaaattatatttcagtgaaaataaatatcaaatattaaaaattttgaatttattaaattatgaatattttgaagataattttattaaataaagattaGTCG contains:
- the LOC100500226 gene encoding uncharacterized protein LOC100500226, with product MTRGKQKIEAQKRNAERNQKGKGSQLEARAVGLKVICPICKAQLANQNQLVDHYASKHPKEKPPAESS